One segment of Nakamurella flava DNA contains the following:
- a CDS encoding oxidoreductase produces MSSSAGDRVAPSGPAEPRGASGPARRAPAPEQDGDVERARRAIDEVRGHPAQRRHRERNAAEAGLRAARLSAAIDGVPLSVPTTTVSPVLVGAVRAGAALPDLVGAWQRSPRQVLARLHLLAAAGVAADGEVGRPRPGPGAASALGQVSDLVLAGGRPAPQLVALVHRELVVTSPFATANGVVARAAARLTMMATGLDPDGLTVPEIAYLRWFRPDSRPEPIGWDEVEWTRRTVDALVEGAREAITVADSVI; encoded by the coding sequence GTGTCCAGTTCTGCCGGCGATCGCGTCGCCCCATCCGGTCCCGCTGAGCCGCGCGGTGCATCGGGCCCCGCCCGGCGGGCACCGGCACCCGAGCAGGACGGAGACGTCGAACGCGCGAGACGGGCCATCGACGAGGTCCGCGGTCATCCCGCTCAACGTCGTCACCGGGAGCGGAACGCAGCCGAGGCCGGCCTGCGGGCGGCCCGGCTGTCGGCCGCGATCGACGGGGTCCCGCTGTCCGTCCCGACGACGACCGTGTCGCCGGTGCTGGTCGGAGCCGTTCGGGCCGGCGCGGCCCTGCCCGATCTCGTCGGAGCCTGGCAGCGCTCTCCCCGGCAGGTGCTGGCCCGCCTCCATCTGCTCGCCGCCGCCGGGGTGGCGGCTGACGGCGAGGTCGGGCGGCCGCGTCCCGGCCCCGGGGCGGCGTCCGCGCTGGGACAGGTCAGCGATCTGGTGCTGGCGGGTGGTCGACCGGCTCCGCAACTGGTCGCCCTCGTCCATCGGGAGCTCGTCGTGACGTCGCCGTTCGCGACGGCCAACGGTGTGGTGGCCCGGGCGGCCGCGCGACTGACGATGATGGCGACCGGGCTGGACCCCGACGGCCTCACCGTGCCCGAGATCGCCTATCTGCGATGGTTTCGTCCCGATTCTCGTCCGGAGCCGATCGGCTGGGACGAGGTCGAGTGGACG